The following proteins come from a genomic window of Salvia hispanica cultivar TCC Black 2014 chromosome 4, UniMelb_Shisp_WGS_1.0, whole genome shotgun sequence:
- the LOC125218906 gene encoding leucine-rich repeat protein 1-like, which yields MAAFHCFLSLILLSLSPALSTNSEGNALYALRSRLSDPTNVLQSWDPTLVNPCTWFHVTCDSDNHVVRLDLGNSKISGSLGPELGQLKHLKYLELYKNNIVGEIPKELGNLGNLISMDLYGNKFEGEIPKSFADLKSLRFLRLNDNKLTGSIPRELTTLSDLKVFDISNNDICGTIPVDGPFGSFPMESFANNRLNGPELKGLAPYDFGC from the exons atggcTGCTTTTCACTGTTTCCTCTCTCTCAtcctcctctccctctctcccgCGCTCTCCACCAACTCTGAAG GAAACGCGCTTTATGCTTTGAGAAGCAGGCTTTCTGACCCCACAAACGTTCTTCAAAGCTGGGATCCAACTCTTGTCAATCCTTGCACCTGGTTTCATGTCACCTGCGATTCCGACAACCACGTTGTCCGCTT GGACTTGGGAAATTCCAAGATTTCTGGGAGTTTGGGACCTGAGCTAGGTCAACTCAAGCACCTGAAATATCT TGAACTGTACAAAAACAACATAGTAGGGGAAATCCCCAAGGAGTTGGGAAATTTGGGAAATCTCATAAGCATGGACCTCTATGGGAATAAATTTGAAGGGGAGATACCAAAGTCCTTTGCTGACTTGAAGTCTCTCCGATTCTT ACGGCTGAATGATAACAAGCTTACAGGATCAATACCGCGGGAACTCACCACTCTGTCTGACCTTAAAGTTTT TGATATCTCGAATAATGATATTTGCGGAACAATCCCGGTTGATGGCCCTTTTGGAAGTTTTCCAATGGAAAG CTTTGCTAACAACAGACTCAACGGCCCCGAGTTGAAAGGATTGGCGCCTTATGACTTCGGATGCTAA
- the LOC125219095 gene encoding PXMP2/4 family protein 4-like, whose product MAASLSKITILRLQCSHHSSKTTLNHTITDHPSPPPLNAASWLHRRPARFPRFQHHHRKPNHSEPPTAPSSLQQLRLVRWYLQSIKSRPIATKSATAALIYTAADITSQTIVGGIEQRYELVRTLRMGGYGMVILGPSLHYWYNLMSAVFPKHDVLSTLKKIGLGQAVYGPAMTVVFFSVNAALQGENAGEIVARLRRDLVPTMMNGVMYWPVCDFVTFKFIPVHLQPLVVNSFSYLWTIYMTYMASLNKASGVQ is encoded by the exons ATGGCCGCCTCATTATCCAAAATCACCATCCTCAGACTTCAATGCTCACACCACTCATCCAAAACTACACTAAACCACACAATCACCGATCAtccatcgccgccgccgctcaACGCCGCCAGCTGGCTCCATCGCCGCCCCGCACGCTTCCCCCGCTTCCAACACCATCACCGGAAACCTAACCACTCGGAGCCTCCAACTGCACCGTCTTCCCTCCAGCAACTCCGCCTGGTCCGCTGGTACCTCCAATCGATCAAATCACGCCCGATCGCCACCAAAAGCGCCACCGCCGCCCTCATCTACACCGCCGCCGATATCACCTCCCAG ACGATTGTGGGGGGAATCGAGCAACGGTATGAATTGGTGAGAACTCTGCGCATGGGCGGTTACGGCATGGTGATATTGGGGCCGTCGCTGCATTACTGGTACAATCTGATGTCGGCGGTTTTCCCGAAGCACGATGTGTTATCGACGCTGAAGAAGATCGGTTTGGGGCAGGCTGTGTACGGACCTGCCATGACTGTTGTCTTCTTCTCTGTGAACGCTGCTCTTCAAG GTGAAAATGCTGGGGAGATTGTTGCTAGATTGAGACGAGATTTGGTTCCTACGATGATGAATGGGGTAATGTATTGGCCGGTTTGCGACTTCGTCACCTTCAAATTCATCCCTGTTCATTTACAG CCATTGGTGGTCAACTCCTTCTCCTACCTATGGACTATTTACATGACTTACATGGCAAGCCTAAACAAAGCCAGCGGCGTACAATAG